In Arthrobacter ramosus, one DNA window encodes the following:
- a CDS encoding OsmC family protein, translated as MATTRTAHTVWNGNLIEGAGNTTLDSSGLGTFNVTWKARAESAEGKTSPEELIAAAHSACFSMAFSNGVAGAGFTPEEVNTKADVTFQPGVGITGIHLTVSARIPRVSEEEFQRLAEDAKVNCPVSQALRATPITLDATLAS; from the coding sequence ATGGCTACAACACGCACCGCACACACCGTATGGAACGGCAACCTGATCGAAGGCGCCGGCAACACCACGCTGGACAGCTCCGGACTCGGAACCTTCAACGTCACCTGGAAGGCCCGCGCGGAGTCCGCAGAGGGCAAGACCAGCCCCGAAGAACTGATTGCCGCAGCACACTCGGCATGCTTCTCGATGGCGTTCAGCAACGGCGTGGCAGGCGCAGGATTCACGCCGGAAGAGGTCAACACCAAGGCCGACGTCACCTTCCAGCCAGGCGTTGGCATCACGGGCATCCACCTGACCGTGAGCGCACGCATCCCCCGTGTCTCCGAGGAAGAATTCCAGCGCCTCGCCGAAGACGCCAAGGTCAACTGCCCGGTATCCCAGGCACTCCGGGCAACTCCGATCACGCTGGATGCCACGCTCGCTTCCTAG
- a CDS encoding S41 family peptidase, protein MTSSSYFRFPHLHGDLITFVAEDDVWIAPAAGGRAWRISAQQLPARNPRFTPDGKRLVWTTIVGAAPEVVTANVDGGGYRQLSYFGHSSTRVKGFTSSGDIVVTTAFEQAEGRHTHAYALPLDGGPAVGLPFGPVESVAFGPEVGDERPVVLASVLSREPAWWKRYRGGTAGKLWIDADGNGEFARLLPELDGNLADPLWVGGRIAFLSDHEGYGNLYSVQPDGSDLRRHTDHEDFYVRHAASDGNRVIFESAGGLWILPTLEADAEAVRLDISLGSASQSRRPAPLKVAAHLGDVFPNAAGTASAVESHGTIHWLRHKDGPSRVVEATPGVRARLPRPLIDGRIAFVADHDGVDSMYIKRIAPRFSGPAVEAPVQDAAPAPREAEEDGAGQLPRPVSASAITGQAATSAVRLPEPHAEPATASADAEAAPVNPAGGGAGESRLDFLRIDFPRAARPSALEASPDGRWLAVGTAFGDVYLADTASGTLSPLVSVGDGSIDGLAWSPDSQWLAWSEPVTSFGSRSKLRMVNTANPEDIVEVTDGRFCDESPAFTPDGKFLAFLSNRSFDPVYDGHAFDLSFPSPIKPYLVALAAATPSPFGPVVDLLDEDEADALPEGKNGATNGAKDGTGDGAGTAVKVRVDREGLPLRVIGVPVPQGNYSALSASSGALLWLDTPLSGVTGDGRGTVQDKAPAPALVRYELSKQKQVTLASAVERYRLSGDGKKLVFVNDKQVVAVPSDAKVEEESGELVKVELNRIRVVMDPLAVWGQAFDEAWRLQRDFFWTEDMAGQDWDSVHGRYRPVVERLGSHDDLVDLLWELHGELGTSHAYVRPAAVGEPGSNGQGRLGADLKLTEAGWEITRILAGDTSDPLANSPLTRPGADAKVGDVVLAIDGVGLSADRTPAKQLVGAAGRTVELTILNGGGHGEAAGQQRRIAVVPVKDEERLRYQEWVHANRRTVREASDGKFGYLHVPDMMANGWAQLHRDLDTETALDGLIVDVRRNRGGHTSQLVAELIGRKVTGWSMPRGEKPRTYPHHAPRGPVIILTDEFAGSDGDIITQVSKLRGIGPVIGTRTWGGVVGIDNRFALADGTGVTQPRYATWFSGGIGWSVENFGVEPDIEVVFPPHAYAAGTDPQLEYGIGALKEMVQELPTDRPPLREGYRKVRPAALPARPQKD, encoded by the coding sequence ATGACCTCCTCCAGCTACTTCCGTTTCCCGCATTTGCACGGTGATTTGATCACTTTCGTGGCCGAAGACGACGTTTGGATTGCGCCCGCGGCCGGAGGCCGCGCGTGGCGGATTTCGGCCCAGCAGCTCCCTGCACGCAATCCCCGCTTCACCCCGGACGGCAAACGGCTCGTCTGGACGACGATCGTCGGGGCCGCTCCCGAGGTGGTGACGGCCAATGTCGACGGCGGCGGGTACCGGCAGTTGAGCTACTTCGGTCACAGCAGCACCCGCGTCAAGGGATTCACCTCCTCAGGCGACATTGTGGTCACCACGGCTTTCGAACAGGCTGAGGGGCGGCACACGCATGCCTACGCCTTGCCGCTCGACGGCGGCCCCGCTGTCGGGCTTCCTTTTGGCCCGGTCGAATCGGTGGCGTTCGGCCCGGAAGTGGGGGATGAACGTCCCGTTGTCCTTGCCAGCGTGCTCTCCCGCGAGCCCGCCTGGTGGAAGAGGTACCGGGGCGGTACCGCGGGGAAACTGTGGATCGACGCCGACGGGAACGGCGAGTTCGCCCGCTTGCTTCCCGAGCTCGACGGGAACCTCGCGGACCCGCTGTGGGTAGGCGGACGGATCGCCTTCCTCTCGGACCACGAGGGCTACGGAAATCTCTATTCGGTGCAGCCGGACGGTTCGGATCTGCGCCGGCACACCGATCACGAGGACTTCTATGTCCGGCACGCTGCGAGTGACGGCAATCGGGTCATCTTCGAATCGGCGGGCGGGTTGTGGATCCTGCCGACGCTCGAGGCCGATGCCGAGGCGGTGCGGCTGGACATCAGCCTGGGCTCGGCATCCCAGTCGCGCCGGCCGGCACCCCTCAAAGTCGCCGCGCATTTGGGCGACGTCTTCCCCAACGCTGCCGGTACGGCCAGCGCGGTGGAATCCCACGGAACCATCCACTGGCTGCGCCATAAAGACGGACCGTCCCGGGTGGTCGAAGCGACTCCGGGCGTGCGGGCAAGGCTTCCCCGGCCCCTCATCGACGGTCGTATCGCCTTTGTGGCGGACCACGACGGCGTCGATTCCATGTACATCAAGAGGATTGCCCCGCGTTTTTCAGGGCCGGCCGTTGAGGCTCCAGTCCAGGACGCCGCACCCGCGCCACGCGAAGCTGAAGAGGACGGGGCCGGACAACTGCCCCGCCCCGTCTCGGCGTCGGCCATTACGGGACAGGCCGCGACGTCCGCGGTTCGACTGCCGGAACCGCACGCGGAGCCCGCTACGGCGTCCGCGGACGCTGAGGCTGCCCCGGTCAACCCGGCCGGTGGCGGAGCCGGGGAGTCACGGCTTGACTTCCTGAGGATCGATTTCCCCAGGGCGGCACGTCCCAGCGCCCTCGAAGCCAGTCCCGATGGCCGGTGGCTTGCCGTGGGTACCGCCTTCGGGGACGTTTACCTGGCCGACACTGCCAGTGGCACCTTGTCGCCGCTTGTCAGCGTGGGGGACGGCAGCATTGATGGCCTCGCTTGGTCGCCGGACTCACAATGGCTCGCATGGTCCGAGCCTGTGACGTCCTTCGGCTCGCGGAGCAAGTTGCGCATGGTCAACACCGCCAACCCGGAAGACATCGTGGAGGTCACCGACGGCCGCTTCTGCGACGAATCGCCGGCCTTCACTCCCGATGGCAAATTCCTCGCGTTCCTCTCGAACCGCAGCTTTGATCCCGTCTACGACGGCCATGCCTTCGACTTGTCTTTCCCCAGCCCCATCAAGCCGTACCTCGTTGCACTCGCTGCAGCCACTCCATCGCCCTTCGGCCCGGTAGTGGATCTGCTGGACGAGGATGAAGCGGACGCCCTACCCGAAGGGAAGAACGGCGCGACGAACGGGGCGAAAGACGGTACGGGGGATGGTGCCGGGACCGCCGTCAAGGTCCGCGTCGACCGTGAGGGGCTGCCGTTGCGCGTCATCGGCGTCCCGGTGCCGCAGGGCAACTACTCGGCGCTTTCGGCCTCCAGCGGCGCACTGCTGTGGCTCGACACCCCGCTCTCGGGTGTCACGGGAGATGGCCGTGGCACGGTACAGGACAAGGCGCCTGCTCCGGCCTTGGTCCGCTACGAGCTTTCGAAGCAGAAGCAGGTAACACTCGCGTCCGCGGTTGAGCGCTACCGATTGTCCGGAGACGGGAAGAAACTGGTCTTCGTCAACGACAAGCAGGTTGTCGCCGTACCGTCCGACGCCAAGGTTGAGGAAGAATCGGGCGAGCTAGTCAAGGTTGAGCTGAACCGGATCCGGGTGGTCATGGATCCGTTGGCCGTATGGGGACAGGCATTCGACGAAGCGTGGCGGCTGCAGCGGGACTTCTTCTGGACCGAAGACATGGCCGGCCAGGACTGGGATTCGGTGCACGGACGGTACCGTCCCGTCGTCGAACGCCTGGGTTCGCACGACGACTTGGTGGACCTTCTGTGGGAACTGCACGGTGAGCTCGGCACTTCCCACGCTTACGTGCGTCCGGCCGCTGTGGGCGAACCCGGGAGCAATGGACAGGGCAGGCTCGGTGCCGACCTCAAGCTCACGGAGGCCGGTTGGGAGATCACGCGCATCCTCGCCGGAGACACTTCCGACCCCCTGGCCAACTCGCCGCTGACGCGGCCGGGAGCCGACGCGAAGGTGGGCGACGTGGTCCTGGCGATCGACGGCGTCGGGCTCTCCGCAGACCGTACTCCGGCCAAACAACTGGTGGGCGCAGCGGGCCGGACAGTGGAACTCACGATCTTGAATGGCGGCGGGCACGGTGAGGCGGCAGGCCAGCAGCGGCGGATCGCTGTGGTTCCGGTGAAGGATGAGGAACGCTTGCGGTACCAGGAATGGGTGCACGCCAACAGGCGCACCGTGCGCGAGGCCTCGGACGGAAAGTTCGGCTATCTGCATGTCCCGGACATGATGGCCAACGGCTGGGCGCAGCTTCACCGGGATCTCGATACTGAGACCGCGCTGGACGGATTGATTGTCGATGTGCGGCGGAACCGCGGCGGCCACACCTCGCAGCTCGTGGCTGAACTGATCGGCCGCAAGGTCACCGGCTGGAGCATGCCGCGTGGCGAAAAGCCGCGTACATACCCGCATCACGCCCCACGCGGCCCGGTCATTATCCTCACCGACGAATTCGCAGGCTCCGACGGCGACATCATCACGCAGGTGTCCAAACTCCGCGGCATCGGCCCGGTCATCGGCACCCGAACCTGGGGCGGAGTGGTGGGCATCGACAACCGTTTCGCCCTGGCTGACGGCACCGGCGTGACCCAGCCGCGCTATGCCACGTGGTTCTCCGGCGGCATCGGCTGGAGCGTGGAGAACTTCGGCGTTGAGCCTGACATCGAAGTGGTGTTCCCGCCCCACGCTTATGCCGCCGGCACCGATCCCCAGTTGGAGTACGGGATCGGCGCACTCAAGGAAATGGTCCAGGAACTACCCACGGACCGGCCACCGCTGCGTGAAGGCTACCGCAAGGTCCGCCCGGCTGCCTTGCCCGCGAGGCCGCAAAAGGACTAG
- a CDS encoding TIGR01777 family oxidoreductase, whose protein sequence is MRIVISGASGFIGTALSAHLLASGHEVVRLVRRPPAGAGSAYWDPAAGQLDEAVLDGADAVVNLSGAGIGERRWTKARVRDIIDSRLRTTKTLTAAMGRLGTPPRTFLSQSASGYYGSSRAGLLREDAGPGKGMLATLCVDWEAAAHTAPAGVRVVTPRTGVVLSPAGGALGPLLPLLKMGVGGPLGNGRQYWPWISLVDEVSAFEYLLNSSLEGPVNVCAPESADVNAIVAQLAAALHRPAFLRVPAPALRLALGSHLAEELVLANQRMEPAKLMDSGFAWQHPALTDAARWVASGGK, encoded by the coding sequence ATGCGAATCGTGATATCGGGTGCTTCAGGATTCATCGGAACCGCGCTCTCCGCGCATCTCCTGGCCAGTGGGCACGAGGTCGTCCGGCTGGTTCGCCGCCCGCCTGCAGGAGCCGGCTCGGCATATTGGGATCCGGCCGCCGGTCAACTGGATGAGGCGGTACTCGACGGCGCAGACGCGGTGGTCAACCTCTCCGGGGCAGGCATCGGGGAGCGCCGATGGACCAAAGCACGCGTGCGGGACATCATCGACTCGCGCTTGCGGACAACCAAAACGCTCACGGCGGCCATGGGACGGCTGGGAACTCCGCCCCGAACGTTCCTGAGCCAGTCGGCCTCGGGTTACTACGGTTCGTCCCGCGCCGGCCTGCTCCGGGAGGACGCAGGGCCGGGCAAAGGCATGCTGGCCACCCTGTGCGTCGATTGGGAGGCCGCCGCCCACACGGCACCCGCCGGCGTACGAGTGGTGACGCCACGTACAGGTGTGGTCCTCAGCCCTGCTGGCGGAGCGTTGGGGCCGCTCCTTCCGTTGTTGAAGATGGGCGTGGGCGGACCTTTGGGAAACGGCCGGCAGTATTGGCCGTGGATTTCCCTCGTGGATGAAGTTTCGGCCTTCGAATACCTGCTCAACTCGTCGCTCGAAGGTCCCGTCAACGTGTGCGCCCCGGAAAGCGCCGACGTCAACGCCATCGTTGCGCAACTGGCGGCGGCCCTGCACCGGCCGGCGTTCCTACGCGTACCTGCCCCCGCGCTGCGCCTGGCCCTCGGCAGCCATCTGGCAGAGGAACTTGTCCTCGCCAACCAGCGCATGGAACCGGCAAAGCTGATGGACTCAGGCTTCGCCTGGCAGCACCCCGCGCTGACGGACGCCGCCCGATGGGTGGCGAGTGGCGGCAAATGA
- the sucB gene encoding 2-oxoglutarate dehydrogenase, E2 component, dihydrolipoamide succinyltransferase: MSESVNLPALGESVTEGTVTRWLKQVGDRVEVDEPLLEVSTDKVDTEIPSPIAGIIEEILVAEDETAEVGAPLVRIGSGSNGAAAPAAAPAEEAPATPAPAPAPEAAPAPAAEEAAAPAAPAAPAAASSEASGHDVTLPALGESVTEGTVTRWLKAVGDTVEVDEPLLEVSTDKVDTEIPSPVAGTLLEIRVNEDDTAEVGSVLAVIGSGAPAAAAPAPVAAAPAAAAPVVEAVPAPAAPAPAAAPAAAPVAAPAAPAPVAAPAASSSESGYVTPLVRKLANQSGVDITTVTGTGVGGRIRKQDVLAAADAKKAAAAAPASAAPAAPSKPAAAPVAASSLRGTVEKAPRIRQVIARRMRESLETSTQLTQVHEVDMTKIAKLRLKAKGSFEAQNGVKLTFLPFIAKAVAEALKQHPKLNAAYDEDKQEITYHNAEHLAIAVDTDKGLLVPVISDAGNLNLAGLASKIADVAGRTRQGKIGPDELSGGTFSITNIGSVGALFDTPIINQPQVGILGTGAIVKRPVVVADENGDDSIAIRSMMYLSLTYDHRLVDGADAGRFLQTLRARLEEGSFEADLGL, encoded by the coding sequence ATGTCTGAATCCGTTAACTTGCCCGCCCTTGGTGAAAGCGTCACCGAAGGCACCGTCACTCGCTGGCTCAAGCAGGTTGGTGACCGAGTGGAAGTCGACGAGCCCCTGCTCGAAGTTTCCACCGACAAAGTAGACACCGAAATCCCGTCTCCTATTGCCGGCATTATCGAAGAAATCCTCGTAGCTGAGGACGAGACCGCCGAAGTCGGTGCTCCCCTGGTTCGGATCGGCAGCGGCAGCAACGGCGCTGCAGCGCCCGCAGCCGCACCTGCGGAAGAAGCACCGGCAACCCCTGCACCTGCCCCGGCCCCTGAAGCTGCACCGGCTCCCGCAGCCGAAGAAGCCGCAGCCCCTGCAGCCCCTGCAGCCCCTGCAGCAGCTTCCAGCGAGGCATCGGGTCACGACGTGACTCTCCCCGCCTTGGGCGAAAGCGTCACCGAAGGCACCGTCACCCGCTGGCTCAAGGCCGTCGGCGACACCGTCGAGGTGGACGAACCGCTCCTCGAGGTCTCCACCGACAAGGTCGACACCGAGATCCCCTCCCCCGTGGCCGGTACTTTGCTCGAGATCCGCGTCAACGAAGACGACACTGCCGAGGTCGGTTCCGTTCTTGCCGTCATCGGCTCCGGCGCCCCCGCCGCAGCAGCACCGGCACCCGTAGCAGCAGCCCCGGCCGCGGCAGCCCCCGTTGTTGAAGCCGTACCCGCTCCGGCAGCCCCGGCACCGGCAGCAGCACCTGCAGCAGCACCGGTTGCTGCCCCCGCAGCTCCGGCACCGGTCGCCGCACCCGCAGCGTCTTCGAGCGAGTCCGGCTACGTCACCCCCCTCGTCCGCAAGCTGGCCAACCAGAGCGGTGTCGACATCACCACCGTGACGGGCACCGGCGTCGGCGGCCGTATCCGGAAACAGGACGTGCTTGCCGCGGCCGACGCCAAGAAGGCAGCAGCCGCCGCCCCGGCGTCCGCAGCCCCTGCCGCCCCCAGCAAGCCTGCTGCCGCCCCCGTGGCGGCCTCATCGCTTCGCGGGACCGTGGAGAAGGCTCCCCGCATCCGCCAGGTCATCGCCCGCCGCATGCGCGAGTCCCTTGAAACCTCAACGCAGCTCACCCAGGTGCACGAGGTCGACATGACCAAGATCGCCAAGCTCCGGCTCAAGGCCAAGGGCTCCTTCGAAGCCCAGAACGGCGTCAAGCTGACCTTCCTGCCGTTCATCGCCAAGGCCGTGGCCGAAGCCTTGAAGCAGCACCCCAAGCTGAACGCCGCGTACGACGAAGACAAGCAGGAAATCACCTACCACAACGCTGAACACCTCGCGATTGCGGTGGACACCGACAAGGGCTTGCTGGTCCCGGTCATTTCCGACGCCGGCAACCTGAACCTTGCCGGCCTGGCCAGCAAGATCGCCGATGTCGCCGGCCGCACCCGCCAGGGGAAGATCGGTCCGGACGAACTGTCCGGCGGTACCTTCAGCATCACCAACATCGGCTCTGTCGGCGCACTGTTCGACACGCCGATCATCAACCAGCCCCAGGTGGGCATCCTGGGCACCGGGGCCATCGTCAAGCGACCGGTCGTGGTTGCCGACGAGAACGGCGATGACTCGATCGCCATCCGCTCCATGATGTACCTGTCGCTGACCTACGACCACCGCCTGGTTGACGGCGCCGACGCAGGCCGCTTCCTGCAGACCCTCAGGGCCCGCCTTGAGGAAGGTTCCTTCGAAGCCGACCTGGGCCTCTGA
- a CDS encoding DUF4191 domain-containing protein, which translates to MAKSPDSSNSTTSAADAPKRGLFSRKPKEAKAKKPSQLKQIGEVFKMTRRNDPIVVWLMLLAFLGVIAVSLVVGLLLNNWVTGLIIGIPLGLLAAVFILSRRAERAAFAQIENQPGASGAALGTLRRGWITEDQPVAVNPRTQDAVFRAIGRPGVVLVSEGPSHRVKPLVDAERKKLARILPNVTIHVIESGRGEGQVPISQIAKTMNKYKNELTKVEVGAVSKRISSLGNRLPIPKGIDPYKARPDRKAARGR; encoded by the coding sequence ATGGCGAAATCCCCTGATTCCAGCAACTCGACAACATCGGCTGCCGACGCTCCCAAGCGCGGCTTGTTTTCCCGCAAGCCCAAGGAAGCCAAGGCCAAGAAGCCGAGCCAGCTGAAGCAGATCGGCGAGGTCTTCAAGATGACCCGCCGTAATGACCCCATCGTCGTGTGGCTCATGCTGCTGGCGTTCCTTGGCGTCATTGCTGTCAGCCTCGTCGTCGGGCTCCTCCTGAACAACTGGGTCACAGGCCTGATCATCGGCATCCCCTTGGGCCTGTTGGCAGCTGTCTTCATCCTCTCGCGCCGCGCGGAACGTGCGGCCTTCGCGCAGATCGAGAACCAGCCCGGAGCTTCCGGTGCGGCTTTGGGGACCCTGCGCCGCGGCTGGATCACTGAGGACCAGCCGGTCGCCGTCAACCCGCGTACCCAGGATGCCGTCTTCCGCGCCATTGGCCGTCCCGGCGTCGTGCTGGTCAGCGAAGGACCGTCGCACCGCGTCAAGCCGCTGGTTGACGCCGAGCGCAAGAAGCTCGCCCGCATCTTGCCGAACGTCACCATTCACGTGATTGAAAGCGGTCGTGGCGAAGGCCAAGTGCCCATCAGCCAGATCGCAAAGACCATGAACAAATACAAGAACGAGCTCACCAAGGTTGAGGTCGGCGCTGTCAGCAAGCGGATCTCTTCGCTCGGCAACCGCCTGCCGATCCCCAAGGGTATCGACCCCTACAAGGCACGCCCTGACCGCAAGGCAGCACGCGGACGCTAA
- the lipA gene encoding lipoyl synthase, giving the protein MTLAPEGRKLLRVEQRNKAVPVERKPEWIKAKVQMGPEFVGLKNLVKKEGLHTVCEEAGCPNIFECWEDKEATFLIGGSECTRRCDFCQIDTGKPSPVDMFEPTKVARSVQAMALRYATVTGVARDDLADEGVWLYAETVRKIHELNPGTGVELLIPDFSGKPEHIQAICDSNPEVFAHNVETVPRIFKRIRPAFRYDRSLDVISQGRAAGMVTKSNLILGMGETREEISEALTDLRAAGCDLITITQYLRPSERHLPVDRWVKPQEFVELATEAEETGFLGVMSGPLVRSSYRAGRLWATAMRKKGREIPDHLAHIAEGIQDSGTTRQEARTLLANHA; this is encoded by the coding sequence GTGACCCTGGCACCTGAAGGCCGTAAGCTGCTGCGCGTTGAACAGCGCAACAAAGCCGTCCCGGTCGAACGCAAGCCCGAGTGGATCAAGGCCAAGGTCCAGATGGGCCCGGAATTCGTGGGCCTGAAGAACCTCGTGAAAAAAGAAGGCCTGCACACCGTCTGCGAGGAAGCCGGCTGCCCGAACATCTTCGAGTGCTGGGAAGACAAGGAGGCGACCTTCCTGATCGGCGGCTCCGAATGCACCCGCCGCTGCGACTTCTGCCAGATCGACACCGGCAAACCCTCCCCGGTGGACATGTTCGAACCCACCAAGGTCGCCCGCTCCGTCCAGGCCATGGCCCTGCGCTACGCCACCGTCACCGGCGTCGCCCGCGACGACCTGGCAGACGAAGGCGTCTGGCTCTACGCCGAAACCGTCCGCAAGATCCACGAACTGAACCCCGGCACCGGCGTCGAACTGCTCATCCCCGACTTCTCCGGCAAACCCGAACACATCCAGGCGATCTGCGACTCGAACCCGGAGGTCTTCGCGCACAACGTCGAAACCGTGCCCCGGATCTTCAAGCGCATCCGCCCCGCGTTCCGCTACGACCGCTCCCTGGACGTCATCAGCCAGGGCCGGGCCGCCGGCATGGTCACCAAATCCAACCTGATCCTGGGCATGGGCGAAACCCGGGAAGAGATCTCCGAAGCCCTTACCGACCTGCGCGCCGCCGGCTGTGACCTGATCACCATCACCCAGTACCTGCGCCCGTCCGAACGGCACCTGCCCGTGGACCGCTGGGTCAAACCCCAGGAATTCGTCGAACTCGCCACCGAAGCCGAGGAAACCGGCTTCCTCGGCGTCATGTCCGGCCCCCTGGTCCGCTCCTCCTACCGCGCCGGACGCCTCTGGGCCACCGCGATGCGCAAGAAAGGCCGCGAAATCCCCGACCACCTGGCCCACATCGCCGAAGGCATCCAGGACTCCGGCACCACCCGCCAGGAAGCCCGCACCCTCCTCGCAAACCACGCATAG
- the lipB gene encoding lipoyl(octanoyl) transferase LipB: protein MTLEFSQLGLAPDFVDYMQGWDIQRELHNKVVAGDIPSTVLLLEHAAVYTAGKLTEDHERPFDGTPVVPVDRGGKLTWHGPGQLIAYPILKLKNRAGIRDYVERLEAVMIAIMEDYGIKATRVKGRAGVWVLADEKGPDRKIAAIGIRVLDGVTMHGVAINCSNDLAPYAQIIACGITDATVTTMSIETGRTINPADIAERFVEEFRKHEEALVSSPEGALQ, encoded by the coding sequence ATGACTCTTGAGTTTTCACAGCTGGGTCTTGCCCCGGATTTCGTTGACTACATGCAGGGCTGGGATATCCAGCGCGAACTCCACAACAAGGTTGTTGCCGGCGATATACCCAGCACCGTCTTGCTCCTTGAACATGCCGCGGTCTACACGGCAGGCAAGCTCACGGAGGACCACGAGCGCCCGTTTGACGGCACGCCGGTTGTTCCCGTGGACCGCGGCGGGAAATTGACCTGGCACGGACCCGGGCAGCTCATTGCCTACCCCATCCTCAAGCTGAAGAACCGCGCCGGGATCCGTGACTACGTCGAGCGCCTCGAAGCCGTCATGATCGCTATCATGGAGGACTACGGGATCAAGGCCACGCGCGTCAAAGGCCGGGCCGGAGTCTGGGTCCTCGCCGATGAAAAGGGTCCGGACCGCAAGATCGCCGCGATCGGCATCCGCGTCCTGGACGGCGTCACCATGCACGGCGTGGCCATCAACTGCAGCAACGACCTCGCTCCCTACGCACAGATCATCGCGTGCGGCATCACCGACGCCACCGTCACCACCATGTCCATTGAGACCGGCAGGACCATCAACCCGGCCGACATTGCCGAGCGCTTCGTGGAAGAGTTCCGCAAGCACGAAGAAGCACTCGTATCCAGCCCCGAAGGAGCACTCCAGTGA
- a CDS encoding serine/threonine-protein kinase, with amino-acid sequence MPSLDIEPSEPVIPGFVPVRELGRGGSATVWLATEQRSGNSFAVKCLGRSPSTVDPGEAKSSVLREVRLLSRLDHEHLVKVHGVVELAGTFDGGLGVVMDYAPGGSLGQLVSSRGRLGVGETVTILTPLAQALAYLHRQGMTHSDVSPGNVLFTAQGKPLLSDMGISRVVGDASGVPESGTPGFVDPDPIVRGTAELQPQRDTYALAALGWYCLTGSAPDTAARRPPLTLLVSAVPTALAVAIEAGLHPDGQQRPSAAELGVAVYRSAAPEAVDLSVSVHATVVPELMTRRRASGPRSKRARIAALFSRFRSPVAGRTRRRAVAPVSVRRRVASIVLAVGLVAGAGSVTTVWWAGQEGRRANEPGLQGNTGRGTVLDEVPAAAEVPAPAEVPAAARGLIRSTNPEEAIRGLSAIRDTALSSGKFELLDHVNVQGSAAAASDGKLRDELIGAGLVLAGFSTTLTSVSVEGPPSPDRATVAVTVQTSAYEEREASGKVVGARPRGKPQELRVVLQRGEDAWGITEILAKQS; translated from the coding sequence ATGCCCTCCCTGGACATCGAACCTTCGGAACCCGTGATCCCAGGATTTGTTCCGGTCCGTGAGCTGGGCCGCGGCGGGAGCGCCACGGTGTGGCTCGCAACAGAGCAGCGGTCGGGGAACAGTTTCGCCGTGAAATGCCTCGGCCGGAGCCCGTCGACGGTGGATCCAGGCGAGGCCAAGTCATCCGTGCTGCGTGAGGTGCGGCTTCTGTCCAGGCTGGACCATGAGCACCTCGTCAAGGTCCACGGCGTTGTTGAGTTGGCAGGGACCTTCGACGGCGGCTTGGGCGTGGTCATGGATTATGCCCCCGGGGGATCCCTCGGGCAGTTGGTGTCCAGCAGGGGGCGTCTTGGCGTGGGTGAGACGGTGACCATCCTGACGCCCCTCGCGCAGGCATTGGCCTATCTGCATCGCCAAGGTATGACACATTCCGATGTTTCGCCCGGCAATGTGCTCTTCACTGCCCAAGGAAAGCCGCTCCTCTCGGACATGGGCATTTCCCGCGTGGTGGGGGACGCTTCCGGGGTCCCTGAGTCCGGAACTCCCGGATTCGTGGATCCCGATCCGATTGTCCGGGGGACCGCGGAACTCCAGCCGCAGCGCGATACCTACGCCCTCGCTGCCCTTGGCTGGTATTGCCTCACCGGTTCCGCTCCGGACACTGCGGCACGCAGGCCGCCTCTGACATTGCTCGTGTCCGCGGTCCCCACAGCCTTGGCCGTTGCCATCGAGGCCGGGCTTCATCCCGATGGGCAGCAGCGGCCCTCCGCGGCCGAATTGGGTGTCGCGGTCTACCGGAGCGCAGCGCCTGAAGCCGTGGACCTTTCGGTATCGGTGCACGCGACGGTTGTTCCGGAACTGATGACCCGGCGTCGGGCTTCCGGTCCTCGCTCAAAGCGCGCCCGCATCGCGGCGCTCTTCAGCCGCTTCCGCTCGCCGGTGGCAGGACGAACGCGCCGGCGGGCGGTTGCGCCGGTTTCCGTGCGACGGCGGGTGGCGTCCATTGTGCTCGCCGTCGGGTTAGTTGCAGGTGCCGGATCGGTAACCACAGTGTGGTGGGCCGGCCAGGAAGGGCGAAGGGCGAACGAGCCAGGCTTGCAGGGCAATACCGGGCGAGGAACCGTCCTCGACGAAGTTCCCGCGGCAGCAGAAGTTCCTGCGCCGGCAGAAGTTCCTGCGGCAGCAAGGGGCTTGATCCGATCCACAAACCCCGAGGAAGCCATCAGGGGACTGTCCGCGATCCGGGACACAGCGTTGAGTTCCGGCAAGTTCGAGCTCCTGGACCACGTCAATGTGCAGGGCTCGGCGGCCGCCGCCTCGGATGGAAAGCTCAGGGATGAATTGATCGGCGCCGGCTTGGTTCTCGCGGGCTTTTCCACCACTTTGACCAGCGTGAGCGTGGAAGGCCCTCCCAGCCCGGACCGGGCAACAGTTGCTGTCACGGTGCAAACCTCCGCCTACGAAGAACGGGAGGCCTCAGGGAAGGTAGTCGGAGCGCGTCCCCGGGGTAAACCACAGGAACTCAGGGTGGTTCTCCAGCGTGGCGAGGACGCGTGGGGGATCACGGAGATCTTGGCCAAGCAGTCTTAA